The following proteins are encoded in a genomic region of Sulfurovum indicum:
- a CDS encoding C40 family peptidase, which yields MKFYRLSLLFIPFAVYAANLFVITDKKGVIVQEKILEHSENEYLNQDAREFSLQAMYDQLHREENLARAAQAAKEAAERIAQADTAAKKEGTTYQLTTADREALLRYARYFKGGKYVWGGTTPEGFDCSGYVQYLYKKQGIDLPRTAWSQSKKGRTVTLDELQKGDLLFFLTDRKRGIPVTHVGIYVGNGEFIHAASRKQGIIISPITHGKYRNCFVSARRIIPQNG from the coding sequence ATGAAGTTCTATAGACTCTCACTCCTATTTATACCGTTTGCCGTGTATGCGGCAAATCTTTTTGTCATCACTGACAAAAAAGGCGTTATTGTACAGGAAAAAATACTTGAACACTCGGAAAATGAGTACCTCAACCAGGATGCCAGGGAGTTCTCTCTGCAGGCTATGTATGACCAGCTGCACAGAGAAGAGAATCTTGCCCGTGCAGCCCAGGCAGCCAAAGAAGCGGCTGAGCGTATTGCCCAGGCCGATACCGCTGCGAAAAAAGAGGGAACAACCTATCAACTGACTACAGCTGACAGAGAAGCTCTGCTCAGGTACGCCCGCTACTTCAAGGGTGGGAAATATGTATGGGGTGGTACAACTCCCGAAGGCTTTGACTGTTCAGGATATGTGCAGTACCTTTACAAAAAACAGGGGATCGATCTACCGCGCACTGCATGGTCACAGTCAAAGAAAGGAAGGACTGTCACTCTTGACGAACTACAAAAAGGTGATCTTCTCTTTTTCCTGACAGACAGAAAACGGGGCATCCCTGTGACCCATGTGGGCATCTATGTCGGTAACGGTGAATTCATCCATGCCGCTTCCAGAAAACAGGGTATTATCATCTCCCCGATCACACACGGAAAATACAGAAACTGTTTTGTTTCGGCACGAAGGATCATCCCTCAAAACGGGTAG
- a CDS encoding damage-control phosphatase ARMT1 family protein: MHIKPDCITCIMNQTLKVCKLLELDDKSSKKLLDSTAQILLEHDLDHTPPQIAKETYEKIAELTGEYDPVAKAKESATKMALSVDTSFVKSLHDAVKFAVIGNVIDFGSQKALDLEETIQTHFHKTFGIDDFKSFEDELSRAKTMVYIGDNTGEHIFDKLLIETIKVHYNIKVYYFTRGKPIINDVTAKEADILRSVADIVDTGVPTPGYDLGYANTESQILFKEADIVLAKGMGNYESLYDITDRVLYYLFIVKCSVVSQAIGQEVGELIFIRH; this comes from the coding sequence ATGCATATCAAACCAGACTGTATCACCTGCATTATGAACCAGACACTCAAAGTGTGCAAACTGCTGGAGCTCGATGACAAAAGCAGCAAAAAACTTCTGGATTCTACAGCACAGATCCTCTTAGAGCATGATCTTGATCATACACCGCCACAGATCGCAAAAGAGACTTATGAGAAGATCGCTGAACTGACAGGAGAGTATGATCCGGTCGCAAAGGCCAAAGAGAGCGCTACAAAAATGGCACTCTCTGTCGATACCTCTTTTGTCAAGAGTCTGCACGATGCGGTAAAATTTGCCGTCATAGGCAATGTCATCGACTTTGGATCACAAAAAGCACTCGATCTTGAAGAGACCATACAAACACACTTTCACAAAACCTTTGGTATCGATGATTTCAAGAGCTTTGAAGATGAGCTCTCCCGCGCCAAAACAATGGTCTATATCGGTGACAATACCGGAGAACACATCTTTGACAAACTCCTTATAGAAACCATCAAAGTACACTACAACATAAAGGTGTACTACTTTACCAGAGGCAAACCAATCATTAACGATGTAACTGCCAAAGAAGCAGATATCCTCCGCAGTGTCGCGGATATAGTCGATACCGGTGTTCCCACGCCCGGCTACGATCTTGGCTATGCCAATACCGAATCTCAAATACTTTTCAAGGAAGCCGATATTGTGCTGGCAAAAGGAATGGGCAACTACGAAAGCCTTTACGACATCACTGACCGTGTACTATACTACCTCTTTATCGTCAAATGCAGTGTTGTCTCACAGGCCATTGGACAAGAGGTTGGAGAGCTGATCTTTATACGACATTAA
- a CDS encoding outer membrane protein, with protein MKKFTFSVVASLAMSTLAIAGGNIEPVVEPVVETVVPAVKSGFYVGGAISAVQNDFRTYGVYNGEEDTYAVGNTDHLGGMLQVGYKFNQYLAVETRYWIAGEEDWSDPVNWGENSSFTTEFDAMGLYLKPMYPVMDGLDVYGLLGFALMNYDLTEYYNGEPDAHRNFSDTAFSYGVGASYAINDSLAVFVDYVRLYDDTIQVWYNGDVFADITSDTFNFGITYSF; from the coding sequence ATGAAAAAGTTTACATTTTCTGTAGTAGCGAGTTTGGCAATGAGTACACTTGCAATAGCGGGTGGAAATATAGAACCGGTGGTTGAACCGGTAGTAGAAACAGTAGTACCGGCAGTCAAGAGCGGCTTCTACGTGGGAGGTGCCATCAGTGCTGTTCAAAATGATTTTAGAACCTATGGTGTATATAATGGTGAAGAAGATACATATGCAGTAGGAAATACAGACCATTTAGGCGGGATGCTTCAGGTCGGATACAAGTTCAACCAATACCTGGCAGTAGAGACACGTTATTGGATCGCAGGAGAGGAGGATTGGTCAGATCCGGTGAATTGGGGAGAAAACTCTTCTTTTACAACAGAGTTTGATGCAATGGGACTTTACCTTAAACCAATGTATCCTGTCATGGATGGACTTGATGTGTACGGATTGCTTGGGTTTGCTCTTATGAATTATGACCTGACTGAATATTATAATGGTGAACCGGATGCACATCGGAATTTTTCTGATACGGCTTTCTCTTACGGAGTGGGAGCATCCTATGCCATCAATGATTCGCTTGCTGTCTTTGTGGATTATGTGAGACTCTATGATGATACGATCCAGGTATGGTACAATGGAGATGTGTTTGCAGATATTACTTCCGATACATTTAACTTCGGTATCACATATAGTTTTTAA
- the ruvA gene encoding Holliday junction branch migration protein RuvA, whose product MIVGIEGIVEKKDPTYVHINVNGLIYEVQVSINTSNAIQESRVKLYVTQVIREDANLLFGFKEMNEKKMFDTLIKINGVGPKVGLAVCSTFTPETFARVVTGKDVGMLKRVPGIGPKAASRILVELADFIVDGSEEDSSSGAMGEAVMALESLGFKKEAILKALAGSSGDTSTLVKEGLKKLQRL is encoded by the coding sequence ATGATCGTGGGAATTGAAGGGATCGTAGAGAAGAAAGATCCGACATATGTGCATATAAATGTTAACGGGCTTATCTATGAGGTGCAAGTCTCCATCAATACTTCCAATGCCATACAGGAGAGCAGGGTGAAACTCTATGTCACGCAGGTGATACGGGAAGATGCCAATCTACTTTTCGGATTTAAGGAGATGAATGAGAAGAAGATGTTCGATACACTCATCAAGATAAATGGTGTAGGGCCAAAAGTAGGATTGGCAGTCTGCTCGACCTTTACACCGGAAACCTTTGCCAGAGTAGTAACGGGCAAAGATGTCGGGATGCTTAAACGTGTACCCGGTATCGGCCCCAAGGCAGCCAGTCGCATTTTGGTGGAGCTGGCAGACTTTATTGTCGATGGCAGTGAAGAGGACAGCAGTTCAGGTGCGATGGGTGAAGCGGTGATGGCGTTGGAGAGTCTTGGCTTTAAAAAAGAGGCTATTCTGAAAGCACTTGCCGGATCTTCCGGTGATACGAGTACGTTGGTGAAGGAAGGATTAAAGAAATTACAGAGATTGTAG
- the murJ gene encoding murein biosynthesis integral membrane protein MurJ — translation MRLKSIFTNSFGILLSRITGLGRDILMASALGASVWSDMFFVAFKLPNLFRRIFAEGAFTQAFMPSFIASRHKGVFATAIFLRFLLFLISFSLLITIFPDPVTKLLAWGWEWELIEQTAPLTAINFWYLDLIFVVTFLATLLQYKEHFATTAMSTALLNISMICALWIFMKDDPKTVAYALSFAVLIGGLLQVAVHLVTLKHFKLDRLLLGGWKYRNTKEVKREEEHFKSLFLPGILGNSTPQISAFVDTILATFLMTGSVSFLFYANRIFQLPLAIIAIATATVLFPTVSKALKNGQEEKAYQNLTQAFWLLAFLLGAAMIGGILLAEPIIWLLFERGKFTQAETFETMRVLQMYMIGLLPFGMAKLFSLFLYASHRHRKAAKVAIYSLFTSVSFSLLLMHPMGASGLALAGSIGGWVLFVFTVKEVGFNTLKRILKNRRSLYFLTVMPPFALLIYELNRWLLTLIR, via the coding sequence ATGCGACTTAAATCGATCTTCACCAACAGTTTTGGCATCCTGCTTTCACGCATTACCGGTCTTGGAAGAGATATCCTTATGGCGTCGGCACTGGGGGCTTCAGTATGGTCGGATATGTTCTTTGTAGCCTTCAAACTGCCCAACCTTTTCAGACGTATCTTTGCCGAGGGGGCCTTCACGCAGGCGTTCATGCCCTCTTTCATTGCATCCAGACACAAAGGAGTCTTCGCAACAGCGATCTTTTTGCGCTTTTTACTCTTTTTAATCTCTTTTTCGCTTCTTATTACCATTTTCCCGGATCCTGTAACAAAACTTCTTGCATGGGGATGGGAATGGGAGCTTATTGAGCAGACCGCACCTTTGACTGCCATCAACTTCTGGTACCTTGACCTCATCTTTGTCGTCACATTTTTGGCAACCCTTTTACAGTACAAAGAGCACTTTGCCACAACCGCTATGTCTACCGCACTGCTTAACATCTCTATGATTTGTGCACTGTGGATCTTCATGAAGGATGATCCCAAAACAGTTGCCTATGCACTCAGTTTTGCCGTACTCATCGGCGGATTACTGCAGGTAGCTGTACACCTTGTCACCCTCAAACATTTCAAACTGGACAGGCTGCTGCTTGGAGGGTGGAAATACCGTAATACAAAAGAGGTCAAGAGAGAAGAAGAACACTTTAAATCCCTTTTTCTTCCCGGAATACTTGGAAACTCCACCCCACAGATATCTGCCTTTGTCGATACCATTCTGGCTACTTTTCTGATGACCGGTTCTGTCTCTTTTCTTTTTTACGCAAACCGTATTTTTCAGCTACCGCTTGCTATTATTGCCATCGCTACGGCAACCGTACTCTTTCCTACAGTTTCAAAAGCTCTGAAGAATGGTCAGGAAGAGAAAGCCTACCAAAATCTTACCCAGGCATTCTGGCTGCTTGCCTTTCTTCTGGGTGCAGCCATGATCGGCGGTATACTGCTTGCCGAACCGATCATCTGGCTGCTCTTTGAGAGAGGAAAGTTCACACAGGCTGAAACCTTTGAAACTATGCGCGTACTTCAAATGTATATGATAGGACTGCTCCCATTCGGTATGGCAAAACTCTTCTCACTCTTTCTCTATGCTTCACACAGACACAGAAAAGCAGCAAAAGTTGCTATCTACTCACTGTTCACATCCGTCTCTTTTTCACTCTTGCTGATGCATCCCATGGGAGCTTCCGGACTGGCACTGGCAGGAAGCATAGGGGGGTGGGTACTGTTTGTCTTTACAGTTAAAGAGGTTGGATTCAACACATTGAAACGTATCCTTAAAAACAGACGTTCACTCTATTTTCTTACCGTAATGCCGCCTTTTGCACTACTTATATATGAACTTAACCGCTGGCTGCTGACACTTATCCGGTAA
- the cysS gene encoding cysteine--tRNA ligase → MFIFDSVTKTKRPFEPIKPGEASIYVCGPTVYDDAHLGHARSSLAFDLLSRTLKVLGYKVTMGKNFTDIDDKIIKKVEETGKSMQEITSYYIERYLEEMGQLGIQRADIEPKATESLQAIEDMIQTLIDKGFAYIVSSGDVYFDTAKDSHYGDISHKVSDDDTQSRVEHSSEKRNPKDFALWKACKGKEDICFEAPFSSGRPGWHIECSAMIEKHFKGNGQYSIDIHGGGADLLFPHHENEAAQSRCATGHELAKYWMHNGFVQIDGEKMSKSLGNSFFLKDALKVYDGEILRYYLNSVHYRNDFNFNEEDLHTAKKRLDKLYRLKKRVLPGKASAVNKEFKKALLDAMADDLNISVALSVIDEMVAAANEKLDANPKDKALKKETIANIEFIDTLLGFGGKEPFSYFQIGVDEALKEKIEALLAKRTEAKKCRDFTTSDAIRDELTAMGIVIMDTPEGTVWERG, encoded by the coding sequence ATGTTCATCTTCGACAGTGTCACCAAAACAAAACGCCCTTTTGAACCCATCAAACCGGGAGAAGCCAGTATCTATGTCTGCGGTCCTACTGTCTATGATGATGCACATCTTGGACATGCACGCAGTTCCCTTGCCTTTGACCTGCTTTCACGTACCCTAAAAGTACTGGGATACAAGGTAACAATGGGAAAAAACTTTACAGACATCGATGACAAGATCATCAAAAAGGTTGAAGAGACAGGCAAAAGTATGCAGGAGATAACTTCCTACTACATAGAACGCTATCTTGAAGAGATGGGTCAGCTTGGTATACAGCGTGCAGATATCGAACCAAAGGCAACTGAATCACTCCAGGCCATTGAAGATATGATACAGACACTCATTGATAAAGGGTTTGCCTATATCGTCTCCAGCGGTGATGTCTATTTTGATACGGCAAAAGACAGCCATTACGGTGATATATCGCACAAAGTCAGTGATGATGACACACAAAGCCGTGTCGAACACAGTTCAGAGAAACGAAACCCCAAAGACTTTGCTCTGTGGAAAGCCTGCAAAGGTAAAGAGGATATCTGTTTCGAAGCACCCTTTTCCTCCGGCCGTCCGGGCTGGCACATTGAATGTTCCGCGATGATAGAGAAACATTTCAAAGGCAACGGCCAGTACAGCATCGATATTCATGGCGGAGGTGCGGATCTTCTCTTCCCGCACCATGAAAATGAAGCAGCCCAGAGCCGCTGTGCAACGGGCCATGAACTTGCCAAGTACTGGATGCACAACGGCTTTGTACAGATAGACGGAGAGAAGATGAGCAAAAGTCTTGGTAACAGTTTTTTCCTCAAGGATGCGCTCAAGGTCTATGATGGAGAAATACTGCGCTACTATCTCAATTCGGTGCATTACCGAAACGACTTCAATTTCAATGAAGAAGACCTGCATACGGCAAAAAAACGCCTCGACAAACTCTACCGTCTTAAAAAACGGGTGCTCCCAGGGAAAGCCTCTGCTGTCAACAAGGAGTTCAAAAAAGCACTGCTCGATGCCATGGCAGATGACCTGAATATCTCTGTCGCACTCTCTGTCATCGATGAAATGGTAGCAGCAGCCAATGAAAAACTTGATGCCAATCCCAAGGACAAGGCACTCAAAAAAGAGACCATTGCCAATATCGAATTCATCGATACTCTATTGGGGTTTGGCGGGAAAGAACCTTTCTCCTATTTCCAAATCGGTGTTGATGAAGCGCTTAAAGAAAAGATCGAAGCACTCCTCGCAAAACGTACCGAAGCTAAAAAATGCAGAGATTTCACTACCTCCGATGCCATCCGTGATGAACTTACCGCTATGGGTATTGTCATTATGGACACGCCTGAAGGTACAGTATGGGAGAGGGGCTGA
- a CDS encoding quinone-dependent dihydroorotate dehydrogenase: MSLCSYETLKKLLFKLDPETAHTLAGFGLKSVVHFPVLLRYFAKKNFVTDPMLEQKLFGRRFKNPVGLGAGFDKDGEYITAMPTMGFGFTEIGTVTPKPQDGNPKPRLFRLIQEQSIQNAMGFNNKGKEYMLKQLDKLYFFDYPVGINIGKNKMTPEKEALNDYEILFNAFKAYGDYIVINISSPNTPGLRDLQNEQFIKDIFAMAKRITDQPVLLKIAPDMTPEDAIALCHTAVEAGAAGIIATNTTVDYSLTPNAKDFGGISGALLTQKSYELFKAIGKELYGKTLLISVGGIDSAEEAYKRIKAGASLIQIYSMLIYRGPALIKEINEGLIDLLKKDGYSHISEAIGADHR; encoded by the coding sequence ATGTCACTTTGTTCTTATGAAACCCTCAAAAAACTGCTTTTCAAACTTGATCCTGAAACCGCGCATACCCTGGCAGGTTTTGGTCTGAAAAGTGTTGTGCACTTTCCTGTACTGCTTCGCTACTTTGCCAAAAAGAATTTTGTTACAGATCCGATGCTTGAACAGAAACTCTTTGGACGCAGATTCAAAAATCCGGTCGGACTGGGAGCAGGATTTGACAAAGACGGAGAGTATATCACTGCCATGCCTACCATGGGCTTTGGTTTTACCGAGATAGGTACGGTCACACCAAAACCGCAGGACGGGAACCCCAAACCAAGACTCTTCAGGCTTATCCAGGAACAATCTATCCAAAATGCCATGGGCTTCAATAACAAAGGCAAAGAGTATATGCTCAAACAGCTTGACAAGCTCTACTTCTTCGACTACCCTGTTGGCATCAATATCGGAAAAAACAAAATGACTCCCGAAAAGGAGGCACTGAATGATTATGAGATACTCTTCAACGCATTCAAAGCGTATGGTGACTATATCGTTATCAACATCTCTTCCCCAAACACTCCAGGACTAAGGGATCTTCAGAATGAACAGTTCATCAAAGATATCTTTGCAATGGCAAAACGTATCACTGATCAGCCTGTACTGCTCAAGATCGCACCTGACATGACACCGGAGGATGCCATCGCTTTATGTCATACAGCCGTTGAAGCCGGTGCTGCCGGCATCATTGCAACAAATACTACTGTCGACTACTCTCTCACCCCAAATGCAAAAGATTTTGGAGGTATATCCGGTGCACTGCTGACCCAAAAAAGCTATGAACTCTTCAAGGCGATCGGAAAAGAGCTTTACGGCAAAACCCTGCTCATTTCTGTAGGCGGCATCGACTCGGCTGAAGAAGCCTATAAGCGAATCAAAGCCGGTGCATCCCTCATACAGATCTACAGTATGCTTATCTACAGAGGTCCTGCGCTTATTAAAGAGATCAATGAAGGACTCATTGATCTGTTAAAGAAAGACGGGTATAGTCACATCAGTGAAGCGATAGGCGCTGATCACCGGTAA
- a CDS encoding M16 family metallopeptidase has translation MTHYSSLITKKIVLTLFLISGVSMANSLPKHFTKTLNNGLEVVVIPMDNDSGVITTDIYYKVGSRNEILGKSGMAHMLEHLSFKSTEKLKEGEFDVIVKGHGGVNNASTGFDKTHYFIKTASKNLGMTFELFAELMHNLKLTDEEFQKERDVVAEERRLRTDNNPMGYLYFRLFNTHYVYHPYHWLPIGFMEDILEWKIEDIRTFYRQYYQPENAILVVAGDIDPETVFKEAQKQFGNIKNEHKIPVVKAVEPKIDGAKRVTLHKESNRVDTLAIAYAIPNYEHEDQVVLSAISHILSAGKSSRFEKKLVHEKHLVNQIYGYNMEMKDPGVFLIMAMINPGVKIEDVEKEILSELEKLKKGNVTQAELDKVKINTKAEFIYSLESSNSVASLYGDYLAKGNLEPLLEYEEKLDKITLKDISRVAKKYFDHNFSTTVILKKEEEK, from the coding sequence ATCACTCACTACTCATCACTTATCACTAAAAAAATAGTACTGACACTATTTTTGATCTCAGGAGTATCAATGGCCAATTCATTGCCAAAACATTTTACAAAAACACTTAATAACGGACTGGAAGTAGTCGTAATCCCTATGGATAATGACTCAGGTGTTATCACAACAGATATTTACTACAAAGTAGGAAGCCGAAATGAAATACTGGGTAAAAGCGGTATGGCACATATGCTCGAACATCTCAGTTTCAAATCGACAGAAAAGCTCAAAGAAGGGGAGTTCGATGTGATTGTCAAAGGACATGGCGGAGTCAACAATGCCTCAACCGGTTTTGACAAGACGCACTACTTTATCAAAACTGCCAGCAAGAACCTGGGTATGACATTCGAACTCTTTGCAGAACTGATGCACAATCTCAAACTTACCGATGAAGAGTTTCAGAAAGAACGTGATGTGGTTGCAGAGGAGCGTAGGTTAAGAACAGATAACAACCCTATGGGCTATCTTTATTTCAGACTCTTCAATACCCATTATGTCTACCATCCTTATCACTGGCTTCCCATCGGCTTTATGGAAGATATTCTAGAATGGAAGATCGAAGATATAAGAACTTTCTACCGCCAGTATTACCAGCCTGAAAATGCCATTTTAGTCGTTGCCGGAGACATAGACCCGGAAACTGTCTTTAAGGAGGCACAAAAACAGTTCGGAAATATCAAAAACGAACACAAAATACCTGTTGTCAAAGCAGTTGAGCCCAAAATAGATGGTGCAAAACGAGTCACTCTCCATAAAGAGAGCAACCGGGTCGATACACTTGCCATTGCCTATGCCATTCCAAACTATGAACATGAAGACCAGGTAGTACTTTCAGCAATCAGCCATATTCTCAGTGCAGGCAAGAGTTCACGCTTTGAGAAGAAACTGGTACACGAAAAACATCTGGTCAATCAGATATACGGCTACAATATGGAAATGAAAGATCCGGGGGTCTTTCTTATAATGGCGATGATTAACCCGGGTGTGAAGATAGAAGATGTTGAAAAAGAGATCCTCTCCGAACTTGAAAAACTCAAGAAGGGAAATGTTACCCAGGCAGAACTTGACAAAGTCAAGATCAATACAAAAGCTGAATTCATCTATTCTTTAGAGAGCTCAAACTCTGTTGCAAGCCTTTACGGAGACTACCTGGCTAAAGGAAATCTTGAACCTTTACTTGAATATGAAGAGAAATTGGATAAAATAACACTCAAAGATATTAGTCGAGTGGCTAAGAAATATTTCGACCATAATTTTTCTACAACCGTCATTCTTAAGAAAGAAGAAGAAAAATAA
- the dapA gene encoding 4-hydroxy-tetrahydrodipicolinate synthase, producing the protein MNNYITGATTALITPLKNGQLDEATYARLIQRQIDNNIDAVCPVGTTGESATLSHDEHKRCIEIAVEVCKGTDTKVLAGAGSNATHEAIDIAKHAADCGVDALFSVSPYYNKPSQEGLYQHYKAIASAVEVPFMLYNVPGRTGVDILPDTVKRLFDDVPNIMGIKEATGSIERTVELLAKIPDLYVFSGDDAIDFPILASGGKGVTSVTSNLLPDMKAKLVHAALAGDFKTAKAINDDLFAINKVLFCESNPIPIKAAMYIAGLTETLEYRLPLVPPSSENMKKIEEIMKKYTIAGAA; encoded by the coding sequence ATGAACAACTACATTACCGGTGCAACTACTGCACTCATCACACCATTGAAAAACGGCCAGCTTGATGAAGCTACCTATGCCAGACTTATTCAGCGACAGATAGATAACAACATCGATGCTGTCTGCCCTGTGGGTACAACAGGGGAGAGTGCCACACTCAGCCATGATGAGCACAAACGATGTATCGAAATCGCAGTTGAAGTATGCAAAGGCACCGATACGAAAGTACTTGCCGGTGCCGGGAGCAATGCAACCCATGAAGCTATAGATATTGCAAAGCATGCAGCAGACTGCGGTGTCGATGCACTCTTCTCTGTCAGTCCCTACTACAACAAGCCTAGTCAGGAAGGACTCTATCAGCACTACAAAGCGATCGCAAGTGCCGTCGAAGTACCTTTCATGCTCTATAACGTACCCGGACGTACAGGTGTGGATATTCTCCCTGACACAGTCAAAAGACTTTTTGATGACGTCCCCAATATCATGGGAATCAAAGAAGCCACAGGTTCCATCGAAAGAACCGTTGAGCTGTTGGCAAAAATACCGGACCTTTATGTTTTCAGCGGTGATGATGCGATCGATTTCCCTATCTTGGCAAGCGGCGGGAAAGGTGTAACCTCGGTAACATCCAATCTCCTTCCGGATATGAAAGCGAAGTTGGTCCATGCTGCACTTGCAGGAGACTTTAAAACAGCCAAAGCGATCAACGATGATCTTTTTGCTATCAATAAAGTACTCTTCTGTGAGAGTAACCCTATTCCTATTAAAGCTGCAATGTACATTGCAGGTTTGACAGAGACACTTGAATACAGGCTGCCTCTCGTTCCGCCAAGCAGCGAAAACATGAAGAAGATCGAAGAGATCATGAAAAAATATACTATTGCAGGAGCAGCATAA
- a CDS encoding enoyl-ACP reductase produces MSEMKGKTVVITGATKGIGKAVAEKFAQNGVNVAFTYNSNKEAADEIADTLSSTYGIKAKAYPLNIMDTDEFKPLFEAIDQDFDRVDFFVSNAMIYGRPVVGGYGKFMKLRPKKGLTNIYTATVGAFVAGSQEAAKRMEKVGGGSIVTLSSTGNLIYIENYAGHGTNKAAVEAMARYAAVELGEMGIRVNAVSGGPIDTDALKAFTNYEEVKAETIKRSALNRMGTPEDLAGAIYFLCTDDAGWITGQTIVVDGGTTFR; encoded by the coding sequence ATGTCAGAAATGAAAGGCAAAACCGTCGTTATCACAGGTGCAACGAAAGGCATCGGGAAAGCAGTTGCAGAGAAATTTGCCCAGAATGGAGTCAATGTGGCATTTACCTACAACTCCAACAAAGAAGCAGCTGATGAGATCGCCGATACACTCAGCAGTACATATGGTATCAAAGCAAAAGCATACCCTCTTAACATTATGGACACCGATGAATTCAAACCGCTTTTTGAAGCGATAGACCAGGACTTTGACAGAGTCGATTTCTTTGTCAGCAATGCCATGATCTACGGCCGTCCGGTTGTCGGAGGATACGGTAAATTTATGAAACTCCGCCCCAAAAAAGGTTTGACAAACATCTATACTGCAACAGTAGGTGCATTCGTAGCAGGTTCGCAGGAAGCTGCCAAACGTATGGAGAAAGTAGGTGGCGGGTCCATCGTAACACTCTCCTCTACAGGTAATCTCATCTATATTGAAAACTATGCGGGCCATGGTACCAATAAAGCAGCGGTAGAAGCCATGGCTCGCTATGCAGCCGTCGAACTTGGAGAAATGGGTATCAGAGTCAACGCTGTCTCAGGTGGTCCAATCGACACAGATGCACTCAAAGCCTTTACCAACTATGAAGAGGTCAAAGCTGAAACCATCAAGCGTTCTGCACTTAACAGAATGGGCACTCCCGAAGATCTTGCAGGAGCGATCTATTTCCTCTGTACAGACGATGCCGGCTGGATCACAGGACAGACCATCGTAGTGGATGGGGGAACAACATTCCGCTAG
- the pgsA gene encoding CDP-diacylglycerol--glycerol-3-phosphate 3-phosphatidyltransferase: MAKSQIFNIPNILAFIRLLLAPLMFLFLVNQDASFFHGVHPTWLNYFAAFIFVVASATDFFDGYIARTFDQITVLGSILDPLADKMLTLAGFLGLMMQDMASPWAIFLILTRELFITGLRVSAVSQGLDISASWMGKIKTVAQMIAIGFLLMHWPGGELLLWISVILTLYSGYEYVRDFFKHTSLT; encoded by the coding sequence ATGGCAAAATCACAGATATTCAATATCCCCAACATCCTAGCCTTCATCCGTCTGCTCCTTGCACCGCTCATGTTCCTTTTTCTTGTCAACCAAGATGCTTCTTTCTTTCATGGAGTTCACCCTACCTGGCTCAACTACTTTGCTGCCTTCATCTTTGTAGTCGCTTCTGCCACTGACTTCTTTGACGGTTATATTGCACGAACATTCGATCAGATCACTGTTTTGGGCTCCATACTAGACCCTTTGGCAGACAAAATGCTTACACTTGCAGGTTTTCTTGGACTAATGATGCAGGATATGGCATCACCATGGGCGATCTTTCTCATTCTTACCCGTGAACTCTTTATTACAGGACTTCGGGTTTCTGCCGTTTCTCAGGGACTTGACATTTCAGCTTCATGGATGGGAAAGATCAAAACTGTTGCCCAGATGATCGCTATAGGTTTTTTACTGATGCACTGGCCCGGAGGAGAACTTCTTCTATGGATCTCCGTTATTTTAACCCTCTATTCCGGATATGAGTATGTACGTGACTTCTTTAAACATACTTCCCTGACATAA